Proteins found in one Zea mays cultivar B73 chromosome 1, Zm-B73-REFERENCE-NAM-5.0, whole genome shotgun sequence genomic segment:
- the LOC103634565 gene encoding ubiquitin-conjugating enzyme E2 32-like gives METMAKYNRSNPAVKRILQEVKEMQSNPSPDFMALPLEEDIFEWQFAILGPRDSEFEGGIYHGRIQLPSDYPFKPPSFMLLTPSGRFEIQKKICLSISNYHPEHWQPSWSVRTALVALIAFMPTNPGGALGSLDYKKEDRRALGIKSREAPPKFGSPERQKLIDEIHEQMLSKAPPVPQTLPNVPNEESNELPASDPSGEHADKVDEGDNTSGSVSDSSSGLPVPESESGVTENTGETSAVEVANHHVPEASHRENIPRVSSSHQNPAVAIQKPNHDRLLTLAAFGLTLAIMALVIKKFLKINGLGGFIEGKF, from the exons ATGGAGACCATGGCTAAGTACAACCGAAGCAACCCGGCAGTGAAGCGGATCCTGCAGGAGGTTAAGGAGATGCAGTCCAACCCCTCACCCGACTTCATGGCCCTCCCCCTCGAG GAAGACATCTTCGAGTGGCAATTTGCTATCCTTGGCCCGAGAGACAGCGAGTTTGAGGGTGGAATCTATCATGGCAGGATCCAGCTTCCCTCGGATTATCCATTCAAGCCGCCGTCCTTCATGCTACTCACG CCAAGTGGACGCTTTGAGATTCAGAAGAAGATTTGTTTGAGCATATCCAATTATCACCCTGAGCACTGGCAGCCATCATGGAGTG TGCGCACAGCGTTGGTGGCCTTGATTGCATTCATGCCAACCAACCCTGGTGGGGCATTGGGCTCATTGGATTACAAAAAGGAAGATAGACGGGCACTTGGTATAAAATCACGTGAAGCACCGCCAAAATTTGGGTCCCCAGAACGACAAAAACTAATTGATGAG ATCCATGAGCAAATGCTCAGTAAGGCTCCTCCTGTCCCCCAAACGCTACCAAATGTGCCAAACGAGGAGTCTAACGAATTACCCGCATCTGACCCTTCTGGCGAGCATGCAGACAAGGTAGATGAAGGTGACAACACATCTGGTTCTGTATCAGACTCGTCTAGTGGCCTTCCTGTGCCTGAATCTGAATCGGGGGTTACAGAAAACACTGGTGAAACCTCAGCAGTTGAGGTTGCCAACCATCATGTGCCTGAAGCAAGCCACAGAGAGAACATTCCAAGAGTTAGTTCGTCTCACCAGAATCCTGCTGTTGCGATCCAGAAGCCAAATCATGACAGGCTGTTGACCTTGGCCGCATTTGGGCTGACTCTTGCTATTATGGCACTTGTGATCAAGAAATTCTTAAAAATCAATGGCTTGGGCGGTTTCATTGAGGGCAAGTTCTGA